The genomic window TGGAGTTGAAGGAAATGGCTTGCTCAAGATGGACTTCTTGGGACTTCGAAACCTAACCTTCGCTCAAAAAATGCAGGAGCTCTTATATGAAACTCAAGGAATTCAGCTAAGAATTGAGGATATAGACCTTGAGGATAAAGAAACTTTAACCCTCTTTGCAGCTGGCAAAACTAAGGGGATCTTTCAGTTTGAACAACCTGGTGCCATTCGCTTATTAAAGCGCGTGAAACCAGAAAGCTTTGAAGAAGTAGTGGCAACGACTTCCCTCAACAGACCGGGGGCGAGTGACTATATCGATAACTTTGTGGCTCGAAAACATGGCAAAGAAAAGGTAACAGTTCTGGACCCTATACTAGAAGATATTTTAGCTCCGACCTATGGCATCATGCTTTACCAAGAACAGGTCATGCAAGTAGCTCAACGCTATGCAGGTTTCAGTCTTGGAAAAGCCGATATCTTGCGTCGTGCCATGGGAAAAAAGAATGCTACCGAGATGCATCGAATGGAGGAGAGTTTTATCCAAGGTGCACTTGAAAATGGGCATAGCAAAGAACAGGCTCAAGAAGTTTTTGCTGTAATGGAAAAATTTGCCGGTTACGGTTTTAACCGTTCGCATGCTTATGCATATGCAGCTTTAGCTTTTCAGCTTGCCTACTTTAAAACACATTACCCTACTATCTTTTATCAGGTCATGCTCAATCATGCGAGTGGAGATTATATTCTCGATGCGCTTGAAATGGGCTTTGAACTGGTTCCTCTTTCTATCAATACAATTCCATATCAGGATAAATTAAAGGATAAGACGGTTTATTTGGGTCTTAAAAGTATTAAGGGAATACCTCGCGACTTTGCTTATTGGATAATCGAGAATCGTCCTTTTAGCAGTGTTGAAGATTTTATCACACGATTACCCAAAAATTATCAAAAGATTAGCCTCTTAACCCCTTTAGTGGAAGTAGGACTTTTTGACGGATTTGATAAAAATCGTCAAAAAATCTTAACCAATCTACCAACTCTATTTATCTTTGTAGAAGAATTAGGTAGCCTCTTTGGGGATTCTAGCTATAGTTGGACAGATACAGAGGACTTTTCAAATATTGAAAAATTCCAAAAAGAGCAAGATTGGTTAGGCGTTGGAATTAGCCAACACCCATTGCTAGTTTTAGCGAAGAATCCTTTGTATCCAATCGTGAGTTTATCTGAGCTTTTCGAGGGACAGACAGCTACAGTGCTCGTTGAGATTCAGTCTATCCGAGTGATTCGAACTAAAAAAGGTGAAAACATGGCCTTTTTGAAAGTTACTGATAGTAAAACAAGTCTTGAGATCACTGTTTTTTCTGAACAGTACCGCCAATTTAAAAATCTCTTGCACGAAGGAAGTTTCTATTACCTAAATGGGAAAGTTCAGGCTAGGGACGGACGTCTTCAATTAGTTTTAAATAATTTAAAAGAGGCAGTGAGTGAGCGTTTTTGGATTCAAGTTTCCAATCATGACCACGATGCTGAAATTTATCATATTTTAGAGCAATACAAGGGACAAATTCCTGTCGTTATTCGCTATGAGGATGAACAAAAAAATGTCCTTTTGCCAGATTATTTTGTAGCAAAAGACGCAAGCTTACAAGAATCTTTAAGTCAAATGACAATGAAAACGATTTATCGTTAAAAATTAATGAAAATAAAAGAATTTTAACTTTAAATATGGTATAATCAGTT from Streptococcus sp. oral taxon 061 includes these protein-coding regions:
- a CDS encoding DNA polymerase III subunit alpha, which codes for MIAQLDTKTVYSFMESMVSIKRYVSQGKEYGYSSLGIMDVDNLYGAYYFIKECQKQGIQPVLGLEMTVHHKDEWINLRFLALSNRGYQNLMKLSSLKMTGKKEWTDFSPYLEDICVIVPYYSAIDSLDLGHDYYIGVYPDTPQSNFSHPILPLYRVNSFESEDLETLQMLKAIKKNVTLREVDVQSQQGLFLPADRLELVFVEKFPQALENLARLTKGTSYEIDSSLKLPRFNPERPAVEELRERAIQGLKQKGLWNQDYQARLEEELSVIHDMGFDDYFLVVWDLLRFGRSQGYYMGMGRGSAVGSLVAYTLDITGIDPVAKNLIFERFLNRERYTMPDIDIDIPDIYRPEFIRYVRDRYGSIHAAQIVTYSTFGAKQAIRDVFKRYGVPEYELTAITKKIGSKDTLTTAYEGNLGFRQLIQSKIEYQKAFEIAKKIEGYPRQTSIHAAGVVISDKNLTDYIPLKYGEDMLITQYDAHGVEGNGLLKMDFLGLRNLTFAQKMQELLYETQGIQLRIEDIDLEDKETLTLFAAGKTKGIFQFEQPGAIRLLKRVKPESFEEVVATTSLNRPGASDYIDNFVARKHGKEKVTVLDPILEDILAPTYGIMLYQEQVMQVAQRYAGFSLGKADILRRAMGKKNATEMHRMEESFIQGALENGHSKEQAQEVFAVMEKFAGYGFNRSHAYAYAALAFQLAYFKTHYPTIFYQVMLNHASGDYILDALEMGFELVPLSINTIPYQDKLKDKTVYLGLKSIKGIPRDFAYWIIENRPFSSVEDFITRLPKNYQKISLLTPLVEVGLFDGFDKNRQKILTNLPTLFIFVEELGSLFGDSSYSWTDTEDFSNIEKFQKEQDWLGVGISQHPLLVLAKNPLYPIVSLSELFEGQTATVLVEIQSIRVIRTKKGENMAFLKVTDSKTSLEITVFSEQYRQFKNLLHEGSFYYLNGKVQARDGRLQLVLNNLKEAVSERFWIQVSNHDHDAEIYHILEQYKGQIPVVIRYEDEQKNVLLPDYFVAKDASLQESLSQMTMKTIYR